From one Actinopolyspora saharensis genomic stretch:
- a CDS encoding biotin/lipoyl-containing protein: MTELLYCAEHTAAGGFGTARAVLVRWLAPEGSPVHSGQPLAEVRTGQHHTHVNALATGTLRQQVRAGESVISGFPVGLIE; the protein is encoded by the coding sequence ATGACGGAGCTGCTGTACTGCGCCGAACACACCGCAGCCGGAGGGTTCGGAACCGCCCGCGCCGTGCTGGTCCGGTGGCTGGCCCCCGAGGGGAGCCCCGTGCACTCGGGGCAACCGCTGGCGGAGGTGCGCACCGGGCAGCACCACACCCACGTGAACGCGCTGGCGACCGGAACGCTGCGCCAGCAGGTCAGAGCCGGGGAATCCGTGATCTCGGGGTTTCCGGTCGGGTTGATCGAATAG
- a CDS encoding AMP-binding protein: MTSERIAKERWRSRWTAGTAARITRWAERRAPKALDALTLIKQGVVRPMRPDKLLRTALAYRRWGITIPLGYAVGAVRHPDRPAVIDERGALSFAEVDRRTTRLAGALRERGVGSGSRVAILCRNHHGFVEALVAAGKLGADSILVNTGMSGEQISTVLSEQGARMVIADSEFTELFSPPEGVELVVGWTEGTTSHPTVEQLIGRSGADELPKRPRHGRMIVLTSGTTGTPKGARRPDPPSLSPATTIISRVPLRSGERAMICAPLFHTWGLAGFQLGAVLGATLVLHRKFDPQQTMAALQRHRCTSMFAVPVMLQRLLELPAEQRSSYDHGALRIVACSGSALPGELAKDFQEVFGPVLYNFYGSTEASWVSIATPRELRANPDTAGRPPRGTTLRVLDDTGAPVRRGETGNIHVRNDMLFEGYTNGGSSGRHDGLMPTGDLGYLDGSGRLFVVGRADDMIVSGGENVYPKETEDLIAGFPEVSEAVVTGVDDPEYGQRLAAFVVLHEGATLEADTVRERTRQRLSSFARPRDVVFLDALPRNATGKVVPGRLPAVSPERSR; this comes from the coding sequence GTGACCAGTGAGCGGATTGCGAAGGAACGGTGGCGATCCAGGTGGACCGCGGGCACCGCGGCGCGGATCACGCGCTGGGCCGAGCGGCGCGCCCCGAAGGCACTCGACGCGCTGACCCTGATCAAGCAGGGGGTCGTCCGCCCGATGCGCCCGGACAAACTGCTGCGCACGGCGCTGGCTTACCGGCGCTGGGGGATCACGATCCCGCTCGGGTACGCGGTGGGCGCGGTGCGCCATCCCGACCGCCCCGCCGTGATCGACGAACGCGGAGCGCTGAGCTTCGCCGAGGTGGACCGGCGCACCACCCGCCTGGCCGGCGCCCTGCGGGAGCGCGGGGTCGGATCCGGCTCCAGAGTCGCGATCCTGTGCCGCAACCACCACGGATTCGTCGAGGCGCTGGTGGCCGCGGGCAAGCTGGGCGCGGACTCGATACTGGTCAACACCGGCATGAGCGGCGAACAGATCTCCACCGTGCTCTCCGAGCAGGGTGCCCGGATGGTGATCGCCGACTCCGAGTTCACGGAGCTCTTCTCCCCGCCGGAGGGCGTGGAACTCGTGGTCGGCTGGACCGAGGGCACCACCAGCCACCCCACGGTGGAACAGCTGATCGGACGCTCCGGCGCGGACGAGCTGCCGAAACGGCCCCGACACGGTCGGATGATCGTACTCACCTCGGGGACCACCGGCACTCCGAAGGGGGCTCGCCGCCCCGACCCGCCGAGCCTGAGCCCGGCCACCACGATCATCTCCAGGGTTCCGCTGCGCAGCGGCGAGCGCGCGATGATATGCGCTCCCCTGTTCCACACCTGGGGGCTGGCCGGGTTCCAGCTCGGAGCCGTTCTCGGCGCCACGCTGGTGCTGCACCGCAAGTTCGACCCGCAGCAGACCATGGCCGCCCTGCAGCGCCACCGCTGCACCTCGATGTTCGCCGTCCCCGTGATGCTGCAACGGCTGCTCGAACTGCCCGCCGAGCAGCGCAGCTCCTACGACCACGGAGCGCTGCGCATCGTGGCCTGCAGCGGGTCCGCGCTGCCCGGAGAGCTCGCCAAGGACTTCCAGGAGGTCTTCGGGCCCGTGCTGTACAACTTCTACGGCTCCACGGAGGCCTCCTGGGTGAGCATCGCGACCCCGCGGGAGCTGCGCGCGAACCCGGACACCGCGGGACGCCCGCCCAGGGGCACCACGCTGCGCGTCCTGGACGACACCGGCGCCCCCGTGCGGCGGGGCGAGACGGGCAACATCCACGTCCGCAACGACATGCTCTTCGAGGGCTACACCAACGGCGGGAGCTCGGGGCGGCACGACGGCCTCATGCCCACCGGGGACCTCGGCTACCTCGACGGGAGCGGACGCCTGTTCGTGGTCGGCCGCGCCGACGACATGATCGTCTCGGGCGGGGAGAACGTCTACCCCAAGGAGACCGAGGACCTCATAGCCGGTTTCCCCGAGGTGAGCGAAGCGGTCGTCACCGGGGTCGACGACCCGGAGTACGGACAGCGGTTGGCCGCTTTCGTGGTGCTGCACGAGGGCGCGACGCTGGAGGCGGACACCGTGCGCGAACGCACCCGGCAGCGGTTGTCGAGCTTCGCCCGCCCCCGCGACGTGGTCTTCCTGGACGCGCTGCCCAGAAACGCCACCGGCAAGGTCGTTCCGGGCAGGCTGCCCGCGGTGTCCCCCGAGCGAAGTCGGTAG
- the orn gene encoding oligoribonuclease has translation MNDRLVWIDCEMTGLELGKDALIEIAALVTDADLNILGEGVDVVIHADEETLGGMPEVVREMHDRSGLTEEVRRSQVTLAQAEQQVLEYLREHVPDGRSAPLAGNSIATDRGFIARDMPELDQYLHYRMVDVSSIKELCRRWYPRIYYAQPEKGLAHRALADVRESIRELAYYRRTAFVPEPGPSSEEAQQVAAELLSAEELGGTEQARRQLDES, from the coding sequence GTGAATGACCGTCTCGTGTGGATCGACTGCGAAATGACCGGGCTGGAGCTCGGCAAGGACGCGTTGATCGAGATAGCCGCTCTTGTCACCGATGCCGACCTGAACATTCTCGGGGAAGGCGTGGATGTGGTCATCCACGCCGACGAGGAGACCCTCGGGGGGATGCCCGAGGTCGTGCGCGAGATGCACGACCGCTCGGGGCTGACCGAGGAGGTCCGCCGCTCCCAGGTCACGCTCGCCCAGGCCGAGCAGCAGGTCCTGGAGTACCTGCGCGAGCACGTCCCGGACGGGCGCTCCGCCCCGCTGGCGGGCAACTCTATCGCCACGGATCGCGGGTTCATCGCCAGGGACATGCCCGAGCTCGATCAGTACCTGCACTACCGCATGGTGGACGTCTCCTCCATCAAGGAGCTCTGCCGCAGGTGGTACCCGCGCATCTACTACGCGCAGCCGGAGAAGGGGCTGGCGCACCGGGCCCTCGCCGACGTGCGGGAGTCGATCCGCGAGCTCGCCTACTACCGGCGGACCGCTTTCGTGCCGGAACCCGGCCCGTCGAGCGAGGAGGCCCAGCAGGTCGCCGCGGAGTTGCTCTCCGCGGAGGAGCTGGGAGGCACCGAGCAGGCGCGGCGGCAGCTGGACGAAAGCTGA
- a CDS encoding methionine synthase, whose product MTQQPWKPGTATAIGSMPGTDSSEAARIVTGELPELTPVPELPARGVGGDVIGHTAGMLRDLAVQVVPSGYRVARVAGRDHRRALDLLRWDLDAVEAATAGDTEPRLIKLQIAGPWTLSAGIELERGHRVMTDHGALRDFSEALVEGVREYVEQLATRTGGRVLLQLDEPTLPAVLAGDLPTPSDYGTVPAVPEPDAERLLSDVITRLGEATAGPVLVHCCAQRPPVRLLHRAGAGVIGLDTAVLGSPEGELAQEIGDAWDRGIALMLGMVPTVEPAREPGLRELAEPARRFVNDLGFSERVLAEQVLPTPVCGLAGASPRWAHRALELSRELGKMLQEDTAQN is encoded by the coding sequence GTGACGCAACAGCCTTGGAAACCCGGTACTGCCACCGCGATCGGCTCCATGCCGGGCACCGACTCCTCGGAGGCCGCTCGGATCGTCACCGGCGAGCTGCCCGAGTTGACCCCGGTGCCGGAACTTCCCGCCAGGGGAGTGGGCGGCGACGTGATCGGACACACCGCGGGGATGCTGCGCGATCTGGCCGTGCAGGTGGTGCCCTCCGGGTACCGCGTGGCACGTGTCGCGGGACGCGACCACCGGCGTGCGCTGGACCTGCTGCGGTGGGACCTGGACGCCGTGGAAGCGGCCACGGCCGGAGACACCGAGCCACGGTTGATCAAGCTGCAGATCGCCGGACCGTGGACCCTGAGCGCGGGGATCGAGCTGGAACGCGGCCACCGCGTGATGACCGACCACGGCGCGCTGCGCGACTTCTCCGAGGCCCTGGTGGAAGGAGTTCGGGAGTACGTCGAGCAGCTGGCGACGCGCACCGGGGGGCGCGTGCTGCTCCAGCTCGACGAGCCGACCCTGCCCGCAGTCCTGGCCGGAGACCTGCCCACACCCTCCGACTACGGAACGGTGCCCGCCGTGCCCGAGCCCGACGCGGAGCGGTTGCTCAGCGATGTGATCACTCGGCTCGGAGAGGCGACGGCGGGTCCGGTGCTGGTGCACTGCTGCGCGCAGCGCCCGCCGGTGCGGCTGCTGCACCGGGCCGGAGCCGGGGTGATCGGTCTGGACACGGCCGTGCTCGGATCCCCCGAGGGCGAGCTGGCCCAGGAGATCGGCGATGCCTGGGACAGGGGGATCGCGCTGATGCTCGGCATGGTCCCCACGGTCGAACCGGCGCGGGAGCCGGGGTTGCGCGAACTCGCGGAGCCGGCGCGCAGGTTCGTCAACGACCTCGGGTTCTCCGAACGAGTGCTGGCCGAGCAGGTACTGCCCACCCCGGTGTGCGGTCTGGCCGGGGCGTCGCCGCGCTGGGCCCACCGCGCGCTGGAGCTGAGCCGTGAGCTCGGGAAGATGCTGCAGGAGGACACCGCGCAGAACTGA
- a CDS encoding NUDIX hydrolase: MPDLPKHSVSVAGVVLDSRGRILLARRRDNGHWEPPGGVLEPEESFEHGVRREILEETEVSVGVDRLTGAYKHLARGVVTLVFRCHVLGGSPRPTEESSAADWFELAEALALMTESRAARVTDALRDTPAVRTYPG; encoded by the coding sequence TTGCCCGACCTGCCGAAGCACTCGGTCAGCGTGGCCGGTGTGGTCCTCGACAGCAGGGGGCGGATCCTGCTGGCCCGCCGCAGGGACAACGGTCACTGGGAGCCCCCGGGAGGCGTCCTCGAACCGGAGGAGTCCTTCGAGCACGGGGTGCGGCGCGAGATCCTGGAGGAGACGGAGGTCTCCGTCGGGGTGGACCGGCTGACCGGGGCGTACAAGCACCTCGCGCGCGGAGTGGTCACCCTGGTTTTCCGCTGCCACGTCCTCGGGGGCTCTCCCCGGCCCACCGAGGAGAGCTCCGCCGCGGACTGGTTCGAGCTCGCCGAGGCGCTGGCGCTGATGACCGAGTCCCGCGCCGCACGGGTCACCGACGCGCTGCGGGACACCCCCGCGGTGCGCACCTACCCGGGGTGA
- the mnmA gene encoding tRNA 2-thiouridine(34) synthase MnmA, which produces MRVLAAMSGGVDSAVAAARAVDAGHDVTGVHLALSAKPGTLREGARGCCTVEDSRDARRAADILGIPFYVWDFAERFSEEVIETFVGEYAAGRTPNPCMTCNEKIKFEALLEKAAALGFDAVSTGHYARLSHESGVPELRRSRDEGKDQSYVLASLTSQQLRHAMFPLGHSLKSEVRAEAEQRDLAVAQKPDSHDICFIPDGDTKKFLDSKLGERPGDMVDADSGEVLTQHSGVHGFTVGQRKGLGIDKPAPDGRPRYVLSLEPVSGTVKVGSADELGVTEIDATRPVWPSESALDGPTECVAQIRAHGETGEAVAEMTGEGFRVRLREPMRGVAPGQSVVLYRPDPAGDLVLGSAKISETR; this is translated from the coding sequence GTGCGAGTACTCGCGGCGATGAGCGGCGGGGTGGATTCCGCGGTGGCCGCGGCGCGGGCGGTCGACGCGGGCCACGACGTGACCGGGGTCCACCTGGCCCTGTCCGCCAAGCCAGGGACGCTGCGCGAGGGAGCGCGCGGCTGCTGCACGGTGGAGGACTCCCGGGACGCCCGGCGCGCGGCGGACATCCTCGGGATCCCGTTCTACGTCTGGGACTTCGCGGAGAGGTTCAGCGAGGAGGTCATCGAGACCTTCGTCGGGGAGTACGCGGCAGGGCGCACTCCGAACCCCTGCATGACCTGCAACGAGAAGATCAAGTTCGAGGCCCTGCTGGAGAAGGCCGCGGCGCTGGGCTTCGACGCGGTCTCCACGGGGCACTACGCGCGGCTGTCCCACGAGTCCGGCGTCCCGGAGCTGCGGCGCAGCAGGGACGAGGGCAAGGACCAGTCCTACGTGCTGGCCTCGCTGACCTCGCAGCAGCTGCGGCACGCCATGTTCCCGCTGGGGCACTCGTTGAAGTCCGAGGTGCGCGCGGAGGCCGAGCAGCGGGACCTCGCCGTGGCGCAGAAGCCGGACAGCCACGACATCTGCTTCATCCCGGACGGGGACACCAAGAAGTTCCTGGACTCCAAGCTGGGGGAACGCCCCGGCGACATGGTCGACGCCGACTCCGGGGAGGTGCTCACCCAGCACTCCGGTGTGCACGGCTTCACCGTGGGACAGCGCAAGGGGCTGGGGATCGACAAGCCCGCACCGGACGGGCGTCCGCGTTACGTGCTGTCGCTGGAGCCGGTCTCCGGGACGGTGAAGGTGGGCTCGGCGGACGAGCTGGGCGTCACCGAGATCGACGCGACCCGGCCGGTGTGGCCCTCGGAGAGCGCGCTGGACGGGCCGACCGAGTGCGTGGCGCAGATCCGGGCGCACGGTGAGACGGGTGAAGCCGTGGCCGAGATGACCGGTGAGGGCTTCCGGGTGCGGTTGCGGGAACCGATGCGCGGCGTGGCTCCCGGACAGTCGGTGGTGCTCTACCGCCCGGATCCGGCAGGGGACCTGGTGCTGGGCAGCGCGAAGATCTCCGAGACGCGGTGA
- a CDS encoding cysteine desulfurase family protein, whose product MTYLDHAATTPMRARAIAVMSDALSTLGNASSLHTSGRRARRAVEESREDIADALGARPSEVLFTAGGTESDNLAVKGIFWARRAADERRRRVLASAVEHHAVLDTVEWLAEHEGAEVTWLEVDSWGRVTPETFERAVREAPDDVALATVMWANNEVGTINPIPEIAEIAERYGVPLHTDAVQAVETLPVDFGSSGVSALTMTGHKIGGPYGVGVLVLSREVSCTPLLHGGGQEREVRSGTLDTPAVVALASALREAVDTRQHHVEELTRLRDRLIAGVREVVPDAVLNGDPGTVEGGRLPGNAHFTFPGCEGDSLLMLLDAKGIECSTGSACTAGVAEPSHVLLAMGADVRVARGSLRLTLGHDSTADDVRTFLEALEPAVRRARSAGLSGLSKTSVGSATAPTEV is encoded by the coding sequence ATGACGTACCTGGACCATGCGGCCACCACCCCGATGAGGGCCCGCGCGATCGCCGTGATGAGCGATGCCCTGAGCACGCTCGGCAACGCCTCCTCACTGCACACCTCCGGCCGACGAGCGCGTCGAGCCGTGGAGGAGTCGCGGGAGGACATCGCGGACGCCCTCGGTGCGCGCCCGTCCGAGGTGCTGTTCACGGCAGGCGGCACCGAGAGCGACAACCTGGCGGTCAAGGGCATCTTCTGGGCCCGCCGCGCGGCCGACGAGCGGCGGCGCCGGGTGCTGGCCTCCGCAGTGGAGCACCACGCCGTGCTCGACACGGTGGAGTGGTTGGCCGAGCACGAGGGCGCGGAGGTCACCTGGCTGGAGGTCGACTCCTGGGGGAGGGTGACTCCCGAGACGTTCGAGCGGGCCGTGCGGGAGGCCCCGGACGATGTGGCCCTGGCCACCGTGATGTGGGCCAACAACGAGGTCGGCACGATCAACCCGATCCCGGAGATCGCCGAGATCGCCGAGCGCTACGGTGTTCCGCTGCACACGGACGCGGTCCAGGCGGTTGAGACGCTCCCGGTGGACTTCGGCAGCAGCGGGGTGTCCGCGCTGACCATGACCGGGCACAAGATCGGTGGCCCCTACGGCGTGGGCGTGCTGGTGCTGTCCAGGGAGGTCAGCTGCACGCCGCTGCTGCACGGCGGCGGGCAGGAGCGCGAGGTGCGCTCGGGGACTCTCGACACCCCGGCCGTGGTGGCGCTGGCCAGCGCGCTGCGGGAGGCAGTGGACACGAGACAGCACCACGTCGAGGAGCTCACCCGCCTGCGGGACCGGCTGATCGCGGGCGTCCGCGAGGTGGTGCCCGACGCGGTGCTCAACGGGGACCCGGGTACCGTCGAGGGCGGGCGCCTGCCCGGAAACGCGCACTTCACGTTCCCCGGATGCGAGGGTGACAGTCTCCTGATGCTGCTGGACGCGAAGGGGATCGAGTGCTCCACGGGGTCCGCCTGCACCGCCGGGGTCGCCGAACCCAGCCACGTGCTGCTGGCGATGGGGGCGGACGTGCGGGTCGCGCGTGGTTCGCTGCGGCTGACACTCGGGCACGATTCGACGGCCGATGACGTGCGGACGTTCCTGGAGGCGCTCGAACCGGCCGTGCGGCGTGCCCGCAGCGCCGGCCTTTCCGGTTTGAGCAAGACTTCGGTGGGATCGGCCACCGCCCCTACGGAGGTGTGA
- a CDS encoding MFS transporter encodes MSASTDPKATRESPRRRRRSSLWIPPYRSFTIGLLLVVTLVAFEAMGVATALPTIASELDGQRWYSWSFTLFMAASAVGTVLAGRLADHRGPALPLLLALPLFAAGLVLAGAAPNMPVLLAARALQGMGGGSVAVPLYVLIARVYPERDRPRAFGAMSAVWVVPALVGPAVSGLITEYLHWRWVFLGLAPLVLLGTVFLASTVLSSGSERAEGAQQRPGLVPAALGAGVGTLGVNWAAQHPGAVSAVLGTLAAVLLWRCFRVLLPAGTLRARPGVPVLVLARGLLAGVFFAAEAFVPLVLTVVHGYSPALAGVPLTLGSLGWSLGAFLQSRWERISREGMVALGFLLVVAAVAGVGAIAPSWGPGWLVLLSWSLGGAGMGIAITSTAVGVLGRSEESARGFNSAALQLSDMLGQALLIGLGGVLVNLLSGAGDPTAGVLVLSATLIVIGLTGARLVIRSGRTILDGR; translated from the coding sequence GTGAGCGCTTCGACCGATCCGAAAGCCACCCGCGAGTCGCCCCGCCGGCGCAGGAGGAGTTCACTGTGGATTCCGCCGTACCGTAGCTTCACGATCGGCCTGCTGCTCGTCGTCACGCTGGTCGCCTTCGAGGCGATGGGCGTGGCCACCGCTCTGCCGACCATAGCCTCCGAACTGGACGGACAGCGCTGGTACTCCTGGTCGTTCACCCTGTTCATGGCCGCGAGCGCGGTCGGAACCGTCCTCGCGGGCAGGCTCGCCGACCACCGCGGACCCGCGCTGCCCCTGCTGCTGGCCCTGCCCCTGTTCGCGGCCGGGCTGGTGCTGGCCGGGGCGGCGCCCAACATGCCGGTACTGCTGGCGGCCAGAGCGCTGCAGGGAATGGGCGGAGGCAGCGTGGCCGTGCCCCTCTACGTGCTGATCGCCCGGGTCTACCCGGAGCGGGACCGCCCCAGGGCGTTCGGGGCGATGTCGGCCGTTTGGGTGGTCCCCGCCCTGGTCGGCCCGGCCGTTTCCGGGCTGATCACCGAGTACCTGCACTGGCGCTGGGTCTTCCTCGGACTGGCTCCGCTCGTGCTGCTCGGGACCGTGTTCCTCGCCTCGACCGTGCTGAGCTCGGGAAGCGAGCGGGCGGAGGGCGCGCAGCAGCGCCCCGGACTCGTTCCAGCCGCGCTGGGCGCCGGTGTGGGCACGCTGGGCGTGAACTGGGCGGCCCAGCACCCCGGAGCCGTTTCGGCGGTGCTCGGGACGCTGGCCGCCGTGCTGCTGTGGCGCTGCTTCCGCGTGCTGCTGCCTGCGGGGACGCTGCGGGCCCGTCCCGGGGTTCCGGTGCTGGTGCTGGCTCGCGGGCTGTTGGCCGGGGTCTTCTTCGCCGCGGAGGCGTTCGTCCCCCTGGTGCTGACCGTGGTGCACGGTTACTCACCGGCGCTGGCCGGGGTCCCGCTCACGCTGGGCTCGCTCGGGTGGAGCCTGGGGGCCTTCCTGCAGAGCCGGTGGGAGCGGATCAGCAGGGAGGGCATGGTCGCCCTGGGGTTCTTGCTGGTCGTGGCCGCGGTGGCCGGGGTGGGCGCGATCGCCCCCTCGTGGGGCCCCGGCTGGCTGGTCCTGCTGTCCTGGTCACTCGGCGGTGCCGGGATGGGGATCGCCATCACCAGCACCGCCGTGGGAGTGCTCGGCCGCTCGGAGGAGTCCGCGCGCGGGTTCAACTCCGCCGCGCTGCAGCTGTCGGACATGCTCGGCCAGGCGCTGCTGATAGGGCTGGGCGGCGTGCTGGTCAACCTGCTCTCCGGCGCCGGTGACCCCACGGCGGGGGTGCTCGTGCTGAGCGCGACGTTGATCGTCATCGGTCTGACGGGTGCGCGCCTGGTCATCCGCTCCGGAAGGACTATCCTGGACGGGCGATGA
- a CDS encoding lysophospholipid acyltransferase family protein: MSPVRGWLPESPCGRQCLPRSGSLPSVGVVRRILRLLVVVVLLCCGFSLGCASPLLPRGIRGCAARRWFAGLLAGFGVELRVRGDTSFPGGGVGTLVVANHVSWLDVLALQAVRPMRMLAKSELRSWPLLGTFAVRSGTLFIERDRLRCLPAAVDRITGALDEGSVVGVFPEGTTWCGRASGQYRPAVFQAALDANAQVRPAVLRYRVGGQPTTAAAFVGDDTLLRSVVSVLGARGLVVELELLPPFPARQTRSPSTEREVSGGTGGRARRELALRCARAAGAVAPERSARAGWTSSGGEVAGFPGERFDRSESHPRVAPPAQEEFTVDSAVP; the protein is encoded by the coding sequence ATGAGCCCCGTCCGCGGGTGGTTGCCCGAGTCCCCGTGCGGGCGGCAGTGCCTCCCGCGCAGCGGATCCCTTCCCTCGGTCGGGGTGGTGCGCAGGATCCTGCGGCTGCTCGTCGTGGTGGTACTGCTGTGCTGCGGGTTTTCGCTCGGCTGCGCGTCCCCGCTGTTGCCCCGGGGGATCCGGGGGTGTGCGGCGCGTCGCTGGTTCGCGGGCCTGCTGGCGGGTTTCGGCGTGGAACTGCGGGTGCGCGGGGACACCTCGTTCCCCGGTGGAGGGGTGGGCACGCTGGTCGTGGCCAACCACGTCTCCTGGTTGGACGTCCTGGCGCTGCAGGCGGTGCGTCCGATGAGGATGCTGGCCAAGTCGGAACTGCGGAGCTGGCCCCTGCTGGGGACGTTCGCGGTTCGCTCGGGAACCCTGTTCATCGAGCGGGACAGGCTGCGCTGTCTGCCCGCGGCGGTGGACCGGATCACCGGGGCGCTGGACGAGGGGTCCGTGGTCGGCGTGTTCCCCGAGGGAACCACGTGGTGCGGGCGGGCCTCCGGGCAGTACCGCCCCGCCGTTTTCCAGGCGGCCCTGGACGCGAACGCCCAGGTCCGTCCGGCGGTGCTGCGCTACCGCGTCGGTGGTCAGCCGACCACCGCCGCCGCCTTCGTGGGCGACGACACCCTGCTGCGTTCGGTGGTGAGCGTGCTGGGGGCGCGTGGTCTCGTGGTCGAGCTGGAGCTGTTGCCGCCTTTCCCGGCGCGGCAGACGCGGAGCCCGAGCACGGAGCGCGAGGTCTCCGGCGGAACCGGCGGGCGGGCGCGTCGTGAACTGGCGCTGCGCTGCGCACGCGCCGCGGGAGCGGTAGCGCCGGAACGGTCCGCGCGGGCGGGATGGACTTCCAGCGGGGGCGAAGTTGCAGGATTCCCGGGTGAGCGCTTCGACCGATCCGAAAGCCACCCGCGAGTCGCCCCGCCGGCGCAGGAGGAGTTCACTGTGGATTCCGCCGTACCGTAG
- a CDS encoding GNAT family N-acetyltransferase has product MAETGRSGSTVLASTGGSNRDGINRYSLHLTGEPSDVRAAQRLRHLVFSGEMGATVRGDAPGLEGDDFDEFCDHLIIRDDDSGEPVGTYRMLPPHRASAAGGLYSESEFDLARLDPIRPDTVETGRSCVHPDHRNGTVVGLMWAGIARYMLLHGHRWLAGCASVPLRDGGGTAAGVWSVVSRRYYAPEARRVRPYVPWRAQPGEQPERPGTPPLLRGYLRLGARVCGPPAHDREFGVADFFVLLDTETMDRRYLERFLGEAG; this is encoded by the coding sequence ATGGCAGAAACAGGGCGATCCGGCTCGACGGTGCTGGCTTCGACCGGCGGATCGAACCGAGACGGAATCAACCGCTATTCACTGCACCTGACGGGGGAACCCTCCGACGTCCGCGCCGCGCAGCGGCTGCGGCACCTGGTGTTCTCCGGGGAGATGGGAGCCACCGTCCGCGGGGACGCCCCCGGGCTGGAGGGCGACGACTTCGACGAGTTCTGCGACCACCTGATCATCCGGGACGACGACTCCGGCGAACCGGTCGGCACCTACCGAATGCTGCCGCCGCACCGGGCCTCGGCAGCCGGAGGGCTCTACTCCGAGTCCGAGTTCGACCTGGCGCGACTGGATCCGATACGTCCCGACACGGTCGAGACGGGACGTTCCTGCGTGCACCCGGACCACCGGAACGGAACTGTGGTCGGTCTGATGTGGGCGGGCATAGCGCGCTACATGCTGCTGCACGGGCACCGCTGGTTGGCGGGCTGCGCCTCGGTGCCGCTGCGCGACGGCGGCGGCACGGCCGCGGGCGTCTGGAGCGTGGTCAGCCGGCGCTACTACGCCCCGGAGGCCCGGCGGGTCCGGCCCTACGTCCCGTGGCGGGCACAGCCAGGGGAACAACCGGAGCGGCCCGGAACCCCTCCGCTGCTGCGCGGGTACCTGCGGCTGGGAGCGCGGGTCTGCGGTCCGCCCGCGCACGACCGCGAGTTCGGGGTGGCCGACTTCTTCGTGCTGCTGGACACCGAGACGATGGACCGCCGGTATCTCGAACGTTTCCTGGGGGAGGCGGGATGA
- a CDS encoding electron transfer flavoprotein subunit alpha/FixB family protein, whose product MSEVLVLVDHAGGEVKKVTYEMLTAARRLGEPAAVVTGGPGSTDKVAEELASSGAAKIYTAESADVDNYLITPQVDVLASLVERVSPAAVLTSASVDGKEIAGRLAVRTGSGLLSEAVDVNSEGVASHSLFGGAYQADAKSASGMPVISMLPGSVEPESGQGSATTESVEVPAVDATRAGAVTGRQPAESGDRPELTEANVVVSGGRGVGSAESFEVIEKLADSLGAAVGASRAAVDSGYYPAQFQVGQTGKTVSPQLYLALGISGAIQHRAGMQTSKTIVAVNKDAEAPIFEIADFGVVGDLFKVAPQLTEEVGKRKS is encoded by the coding sequence ATGTCTGAGGTGTTGGTCCTCGTCGACCACGCGGGTGGCGAGGTCAAGAAGGTCACGTACGAGATGCTCACCGCGGCGCGCCGGTTGGGTGAACCAGCCGCGGTGGTTACCGGTGGGCCCGGCTCCACCGACAAGGTGGCCGAGGAGCTGGCCTCCTCGGGAGCCGCGAAGATCTACACGGCGGAATCGGCCGACGTAGACAACTACCTGATCACCCCGCAGGTGGACGTGCTGGCGAGCCTGGTCGAGCGGGTCTCGCCCGCGGCGGTGCTGACCTCGGCCAGCGTGGACGGCAAGGAGATCGCGGGCAGGCTGGCGGTGCGCACCGGATCCGGCCTGCTCTCCGAGGCTGTCGACGTGAACTCTGAGGGAGTGGCGAGCCATTCGCTGTTCGGCGGTGCCTACCAGGCCGACGCCAAGTCGGCCTCCGGCATGCCAGTGATCTCGATGCTGCCGGGCAGCGTGGAGCCGGAGAGCGGCCAGGGCTCGGCCACCACTGAGTCGGTCGAGGTGCCCGCCGTCGACGCGACCAGGGCAGGGGCGGTCACCGGCAGGCAACCCGCCGAGTCCGGGGACCGTCCGGAACTGACCGAGGCCAACGTCGTGGTCTCCGGCGGCCGCGGTGTCGGCAGCGCCGAGAGCTTCGAGGTGATCGAGAAGCTGGCGGACTCGCTCGGCGCGGCGGTCGGTGCCTCGCGCGCCGCTGTGGACTCCGGCTACTACCCGGCCCAGTTCCAGGTGGGCCAGACCGGCAAGACGGTCTCGCCGCAGCTGTACCTGGCGCTGGGCATCTCCGGTGCCATCCAGCACCGCGCCGGTATGCAGACCTCCAAGACCATCGTGGCGGTCAACAAGGACGCCGAGGCCCCGATCTTCGAGATCGCCGACTTCGGTGTCGTCGGTGACCTGTTCAAGGTCGCCCCGCAGTTGACCGAGGAAGTCGGAAAGCGCAAGAGCTGA